The proteins below are encoded in one region of Sphingobium sp. CR2-8:
- a CDS encoding alpha-L-rhamnosidase, whose translation MTTPNALHVLDLRADYLVEPLGMEVRHPRLSWRLESEGRGVMQASYRIRASADADGETLLWDSGVVDSDACFDITYGAPPLQSMQRIWWDVEISDNRGRRARSERSWFEGGLIAPEDWRASWIEAEDEGAAADRAAGLQWIWSADPLDPRLHGFRLDFDAPADLIDAEILIAAKDNLLGVWLNGEPAALPDLVYWGTLLPTEGQVRPGRNSLCLLASADTSGFFPVDGGAMAALIRLNRGNGDIERLVSGPQWRVKTDPPEDWTTADYDAADWDAAQASGSHAQGDPRPKEPAIRLRTEFDARGPVVEARLYATALGTYAARINGQPVSNHVLAPEISVAKSHILYQCHDVTPLLQEGLNALAFTVADGFYAGAFGWRMERYGFGPAPRRLLAQLRIDYADGSSDWVKTGSDWRIGGSPILESDIYGGETYDARQEQPGWDLPGFDDSAWRTVRIGATPPAQLIAQTAPPLRATRTMRALSVTEPAPGRFVFDFGQNMPGWVKLYAKGQAGRCITLRFAELLNPDGTADQSNLRRAACTDHVILRGDAAGETFAPQFTYHGFRYVEVEGYPGTPTLDDIEGIVVHSDCRETGTMDFASPLLQRIWDNALWSQRSNFFAVPTDCPQRDERMGWMGDIQVFLDAAAFNMEVDPFIRRFLLEARAAQRPDGAYPIVVPQPLSFPDVVTAGWSEAGIILPHGLWQRYGDTAVIDENWDAMEGWMAFVARDNPDHIWRNDRGLDLGDWLSVDAIQPDDETTPRILCATAYWAYSAQLMADMARATGRDGDAARYEALRAEIGKAFAAELIDGDGKAGNGSQCSQVLALYMGLVPQGQRAAAAHLLAQDIRDRGMTLSTGFLGTPYLLDVLAKAGAWEEVVGLLLQTAYPSWGYMPSVGATTVWERWNGDVGDLSMNSYNHYAFGAVVGFFYRRLAGIAPAAPGFRRVDIKPLWFKEAGDVSARYEAITGLIATKVEGDAAGLSSLTVTIPANCTALVELPAGQWTEAGHRVEGHPDFSVSRPHADIVHIEIGSGDYHFIRA comes from the coding sequence ATGACCACCCCCAATGCCTTGCATGTCCTGGATCTGCGCGCGGATTATCTGGTCGAACCTTTGGGGATGGAGGTTCGGCATCCGCGCCTGTCCTGGCGTCTGGAAAGCGAGGGCCGGGGCGTCATGCAAGCGAGCTATCGCATTCGGGCGAGCGCCGACGCCGATGGCGAAACGCTGCTGTGGGACAGCGGCGTTGTGGACAGCGACGCCTGTTTCGACATCACCTATGGCGCCCCCCCGCTCCAGTCGATGCAGCGCATCTGGTGGGATGTCGAGATTAGCGACAATCGGGGTCGGCGGGCACGATCGGAACGCAGCTGGTTCGAAGGCGGGTTGATCGCTCCGGAGGATTGGCGGGCAAGCTGGATCGAGGCGGAGGACGAGGGGGCGGCCGCCGATCGCGCGGCGGGGCTGCAATGGATATGGAGCGCCGATCCGCTCGATCCGCGGCTCCATGGCTTTCGGCTGGATTTCGATGCGCCCGCCGACCTGATCGACGCGGAGATACTGATCGCCGCGAAGGACAATCTGCTGGGCGTCTGGTTGAACGGCGAACCCGCCGCGCTTCCCGATCTTGTCTATTGGGGGACGCTGCTGCCGACTGAGGGGCAGGTAAGGCCCGGGCGTAACAGCCTCTGCCTGCTGGCGTCGGCGGACACCAGCGGCTTCTTTCCCGTCGATGGCGGGGCTATGGCCGCCCTGATCCGGCTAAATCGCGGCAATGGTGACATTGAGAGGCTGGTGAGCGGGCCGCAATGGCGGGTGAAGACCGATCCGCCAGAAGACTGGACCACCGCAGACTATGACGCTGCCGATTGGGACGCTGCCCAGGCATCGGGTTCGCACGCGCAGGGCGACCCACGCCCCAAGGAACCGGCGATCCGGTTGCGCACCGAATTCGATGCGCGCGGTCCCGTGGTGGAGGCGCGTCTTTATGCTACGGCGCTGGGGACGTATGCAGCGCGGATCAACGGGCAGCCGGTATCGAACCATGTGCTGGCGCCAGAAATCAGTGTCGCCAAGAGCCATATCCTCTACCAATGCCATGATGTGACGCCGCTGCTGCAGGAAGGCCTCAATGCGCTGGCCTTCACCGTGGCGGATGGCTTTTATGCTGGCGCTTTTGGTTGGCGCATGGAGCGCTATGGATTCGGGCCTGCGCCGCGCCGGTTGCTGGCGCAGTTGCGCATCGATTATGCCGACGGATCGAGCGACTGGGTCAAGACCGGGAGCGACTGGCGGATCGGCGGTAGTCCGATCCTGGAGTCCGACATCTATGGCGGCGAGACATATGATGCGCGGCAGGAACAGCCCGGCTGGGATCTGCCCGGTTTCGACGACAGCGCGTGGCGGACAGTCCGTATCGGTGCGACGCCACCGGCGCAGTTGATCGCCCAGACAGCGCCGCCGCTGCGCGCGACCCGCACCATGCGCGCTTTGTCGGTCACCGAACCTGCGCCTGGCCGCTTCGTGTTCGATTTCGGCCAGAATATGCCGGGATGGGTGAAGCTATATGCCAAGGGGCAAGCGGGACGCTGCATCACCCTGCGCTTTGCCGAACTGCTCAATCCCGATGGTACGGCCGACCAGTCCAACCTGCGCAGGGCCGCATGCACCGATCATGTCATTCTGCGCGGCGACGCGGCAGGCGAGACGTTCGCGCCGCAATTTACCTATCATGGGTTTCGCTATGTCGAGGTGGAGGGGTATCCTGGTACACCCACGCTGGACGATATCGAGGGCATCGTCGTCCATAGCGACTGCCGCGAAACCGGCACGATGGACTTCGCCTCGCCCCTCCTCCAGCGCATCTGGGACAATGCGCTATGGAGCCAGCGGTCCAATTTCTTTGCCGTTCCCACCGACTGTCCCCAGCGCGACGAGCGTATGGGGTGGATGGGGGATATTCAGGTTTTCCTGGACGCCGCCGCGTTCAACATGGAGGTCGATCCCTTCATCCGTCGCTTCCTGCTGGAAGCGCGGGCAGCGCAGCGGCCCGACGGCGCCTATCCCATCGTCGTACCGCAACCTCTTTCCTTCCCCGATGTCGTGACGGCGGGATGGAGCGAGGCGGGCATCATCCTGCCCCATGGGTTGTGGCAGCGCTATGGCGATACCGCCGTCATCGATGAAAATTGGGATGCGATGGAAGGATGGATGGCGTTCGTCGCGCGGGACAATCCCGATCATATCTGGCGGAATGACCGGGGGCTGGACCTGGGCGATTGGTTGTCCGTCGATGCGATCCAGCCCGATGACGAAACGACGCCGCGCATCCTGTGTGCGACCGCCTATTGGGCCTATAGCGCGCAGTTGATGGCCGACATGGCGCGCGCGACGGGCCGTGACGGAGACGCCGCGCGGTACGAGGCGCTACGCGCGGAGATTGGGAAAGCCTTTGCCGCCGAACTCATCGACGGTGATGGGAAAGCGGGCAATGGCAGCCAGTGCAGCCAGGTGCTGGCTCTCTATATGGGTCTGGTGCCGCAAGGCCAGCGGGCGGCGGCAGCGCACCTGTTGGCGCAGGATATCCGCGATCGCGGCATGACATTGTCGACCGGGTTCCTGGGCACGCCCTATCTGCTCGACGTGCTGGCGAAGGCAGGCGCATGGGAAGAGGTCGTTGGGCTTCTGCTCCAGACCGCCTATCCGTCCTGGGGCTACATGCCCAGCGTCGGCGCGACCACGGTGTGGGAGCGCTGGAACGGGGATGTCGGCGATCTGTCGATGAACAGCTATAATCACTATGCATTCGGCGCGGTGGTCGGCTTCTTTTATCGCCGCCTCGCGGGCATTGCGCCTGCCGCGCCGGGATTTAGGCGGGTCGATATCAAACCCCTGTGGTTTAAGGAGGCGGGCGATGTGTCGGCGCGGTATGAAGCGATCACGGGCCTTATCGCGACGAAGGTCGAAGGCGATGCGGCAGGTCTATCCAGCCTGACCGTCACCATCCCGGCCAATTGCACGGCGTTGGTCGAGCTGCCCGCTGGACAGTGGACCGAAGCAGGGCACAGAGTGGAAGGCCATCCTGACTTCAGCGTATCGCGACCGCATGCGGATATCGTGCATATCGAAATAGGGTCGGGCGACTATCATTTTATCCGTGCCTGA
- a CDS encoding NAD(P)(+) transhydrogenase (Re/Si-specific) subunit beta, with the protein MFDTGVVSAAYLCAAVLFILSLGGLSNQESAKRAVWYGITGMALAVLATLFGPGAANLPIVVGTFAVAAVIGWIVAMRVQMTEMPQLVAALHSFVGLAAVFIGFNAHFELETVNALDPAAREALTGFAGLLAHKTPVEINILKVEEFLGIFIGAVTFTGSIVAFGKLAGKLDGKAKKLPGGHVLNASALLASLVLLVMYVGNIGVEGRELTVLLAMAALALFIGFHLVMGIGGADMPVVVSMLNSYSGWAAAAIGFTLGNDLLIVTGALVGSSGAILSYIMCKAMNRSFVSVILGGFGGTTGPAAEIEGEQVAIDADGVASALNDADSVIIVPGYGMAVAQAQQSVSELTRKLRAAGKTVRFAIHPVAGRLPGHMNVLLAEAKVPYDIVLEMDEINDDFPSTDVVIVIGSNDIVNPAAQDDPNSPIAGMPVLEVWKAKQVFVSKRGQGTGYSGIENPLFYKDNTRMFYGDAKVAVDSLLGKLT; encoded by the coding sequence ATGTTCGATACCGGTGTGGTGTCCGCAGCCTATCTCTGTGCCGCGGTCCTTTTCATTCTGTCGCTGGGCGGCCTTTCCAACCAGGAAAGCGCCAAGCGCGCCGTTTGGTACGGCATTACCGGCATGGCCCTGGCCGTGTTGGCCACCCTCTTTGGCCCCGGCGCGGCCAATCTGCCGATCGTGGTCGGCACCTTCGCCGTCGCCGCCGTCATCGGCTGGATCGTCGCGATGCGGGTGCAGATGACCGAAATGCCCCAGCTTGTCGCTGCGTTGCACAGCTTCGTGGGGCTGGCGGCCGTATTCATCGGCTTCAACGCGCATTTCGAACTGGAAACGGTGAACGCGCTCGATCCTGCCGCCCGCGAAGCGCTGACCGGCTTTGCCGGCCTGCTCGCGCACAAGACGCCGGTGGAAATCAACATCCTCAAGGTCGAGGAATTTCTGGGCATCTTCATCGGTGCGGTCACCTTCACCGGGTCGATCGTCGCCTTCGGCAAGCTTGCGGGCAAGCTGGACGGCAAGGCGAAGAAACTGCCCGGCGGCCATGTCCTCAACGCCTCGGCGCTGCTGGCCTCGCTGGTGCTGCTGGTGATGTATGTCGGCAATATCGGCGTGGAGGGCCGCGAACTGACCGTCCTGCTCGCCATGGCGGCGCTGGCGCTGTTCATCGGCTTCCACCTCGTCATGGGGATTGGCGGCGCGGACATGCCCGTCGTCGTCTCGATGCTCAACAGCTATTCCGGCTGGGCGGCGGCCGCGATCGGCTTCACCCTGGGCAACGATCTGCTGATCGTCACCGGCGCGCTGGTCGGCTCGTCGGGCGCGATCCTGAGCTATATCATGTGCAAGGCGATGAACCGTTCCTTCGTGTCGGTGATCCTGGGCGGCTTCGGTGGCACGACTGGCCCGGCGGCGGAGATCGAAGGCGAGCAGGTCGCGATCGACGCGGACGGCGTGGCGTCGGCGCTCAACGATGCGGACAGCGTCATCATCGTACCGGGCTATGGCATGGCGGTGGCGCAGGCGCAGCAGAGCGTCAGCGAACTGACCCGCAAGCTGCGGGCCGCTGGCAAGACTGTTCGCTTCGCCATCCACCCCGTCGCAGGCCGCTTGCCGGGGCACATGAACGTGCTGCTGGCCGAAGCGAAGGTGCCCTACGACATCGTGCTGGAAATGGACGAGATCAACGACGACTTCCCTTCGACCGACGTGGTGATCGTCATCGGGTCGAACGATATCGTCAATCCGGCCGCGCAGGATGATCCGAACTCGCCCATCGCGGGCATGCCGGTGCTGGAAGTGTGGAAGGCAAAGCAGGTCTTCGTGTCGAAGCGGGGGCAGGGCACGGGTTATTCCGGCATCGAAAACCCGCTTTTCTACAAGGACAATACGCGGATGTTCTATGGCGATGCCAAGGTCGCGGTGGACAGTCTATTGGGGAAATTGACCTGA
- a CDS encoding proton-translocating transhydrogenase family protein, protein MGHFTVFVLACFVGFQVIWNVSHSLHTPLMAVTNAISGIVVVGAMLQVGSSSTIVLVLATISILIASINIVGGFLVTRRMLAMFQRS, encoded by the coding sequence ATGGGCCATTTCACGGTCTTCGTGCTGGCCTGTTTCGTCGGTTTCCAGGTAATCTGGAATGTCAGCCATTCTCTGCATACGCCGCTGATGGCGGTGACGAATGCGATTTCGGGGATCGTCGTTGTGGGCGCCATGCTTCAGGTCGGATCGTCCAGCACGATCGTGCTGGTTCTGGCGACGATCTCGATCCTGATCGCGTCGATCAATATCGTTGGCGGCTTCCTGGTCACGCGCCGGATGCTGGCCATGTTCCAGCGGTCCTAA
- a CDS encoding peroxiredoxin-like family protein — MADTQTESLTEQFEALHAERVRTWAPEQLASNVDRRRRLVADFDPAKVIKPGDRVEAFTLADADGDHVTLDRLLADGPAILIFFRYAGCPACNLALPYYERNLWPHVAGSGTALVAISPHLPEKGLGAIRDRHGLRYTVAHDRDNSLARRFGITFDRDVVPEEPQSEGWIGELTGTGTAEFPQPAVIIIDQQRIVRFADVSPDWLVRTEAPPILEALRHIKINAPA; from the coding sequence ATGGCAGACACCCAGACCGAAAGCCTAACCGAACAATTTGAGGCACTGCATGCCGAACGGGTGCGGACCTGGGCGCCAGAGCAACTTGCGAGCAATGTCGACCGACGCAGGCGGCTGGTCGCGGATTTCGATCCGGCAAAAGTCATCAAGCCCGGCGATCGGGTCGAGGCTTTCACGCTGGCGGATGCCGATGGTGACCATGTCACGCTGGATCGATTGTTGGCGGATGGCCCCGCCATATTGATCTTCTTTCGCTATGCCGGTTGCCCGGCCTGCAATCTCGCCCTGCCCTATTATGAGCGCAACCTGTGGCCGCACGTCGCCGGGAGCGGCACTGCTCTGGTGGCGATCAGCCCGCATCTACCCGAAAAGGGATTAGGGGCCATTCGGGACCGACATGGTTTGCGCTACACGGTCGCCCATGATCGCGACAATAGTCTGGCCCGGCGTTTTGGTATCACCTTCGACCGCGATGTCGTGCCGGAGGAGCCGCAGAGCGAAGGATGGATCGGCGAACTGACCGGCACGGGCACTGCGGAATTCCCCCAGCCTGCCGTCATCATCATCGATCAGCAGCGGATCGTCCGCTTTGCGGACGTCAGCCCCGACTGGCTGGTGCGGACCGAAGCGCCGCCGATCCTGGAAGCGCTTCGTCACATAAAGATCAACGCCCCTGCCTGA
- a CDS encoding extracellular catalytic domain type 1 short-chain-length polyhydroxyalkanoate depolymerase, with amino-acid sequence MRKLSATIAQLAAMRTVGMASVANHPDRLQDLQEFGSNPGALKAKTYVPETRKARPALVVVLHGCTQTAGGYDHGSGWSRLADDHGFILLFPEQQRANNPNLCFNWFSREDITRDRGEALSIRQMIATMVDTRAIDPSRIFVTGLSAGGAMAAALLATYPELFAGGAIIAGLPYGSASNIPEALQAMRDPGKHSGTELGDRVRRASPHVGPWPGIAIWHGTADATVTSSNADASLAQWLSVHGLDDKPNATETVSGHQHRIWTNATGRPVVEDYRIANLGHGTPLATTGEDACGNAMPHMLEAGISSTRRIAAAWGLLADTESHAAPRRMESPPLRAVAPKAPTRPIHDDPTPASLPKTRVQKVIEDALRSAGLMR; translated from the coding sequence GTGAGAAAGCTATCCGCGACCATTGCCCAACTCGCAGCCATGCGGACGGTCGGGATGGCGTCCGTCGCGAACCATCCGGACAGGCTTCAGGATCTCCAGGAATTCGGCTCCAACCCCGGTGCGTTGAAGGCGAAGACCTATGTTCCAGAAACGCGCAAGGCTCGTCCTGCGCTGGTAGTGGTCCTGCATGGCTGCACGCAAACGGCAGGCGGCTATGATCATGGATCGGGCTGGTCGCGGCTCGCCGACGATCATGGCTTCATTCTGCTGTTTCCCGAACAGCAGCGCGCGAACAATCCCAATCTGTGCTTCAATTGGTTTTCGAGGGAGGACATCACCCGCGACCGGGGCGAGGCGCTGTCCATTCGCCAGATGATCGCCACCATGGTCGATACCCGTGCCATAGACCCGTCCCGGATTTTCGTGACCGGCTTGTCGGCGGGCGGCGCCATGGCCGCCGCGCTGCTGGCGACCTATCCCGAGCTGTTTGCCGGAGGCGCGATCATCGCCGGCCTGCCTTATGGCAGCGCGTCCAACATCCCCGAAGCGCTGCAAGCCATGCGCGATCCGGGCAAACATAGCGGCACCGAACTGGGCGACCGCGTGCGGCGCGCTTCGCCGCATGTCGGACCCTGGCCGGGCATCGCCATCTGGCACGGCACGGCCGATGCGACCGTGACCAGCAGCAATGCCGATGCCAGCCTCGCGCAATGGCTGTCCGTCCATGGCCTGGACGACAAGCCGAACGCGACGGAAACGGTCAGCGGCCACCAGCATCGCATCTGGACGAACGCGACCGGACGACCGGTCGTGGAGGATTATCGTATCGCCAATCTGGGTCATGGCACGCCGCTGGCCACGACGGGTGAGGACGCCTGTGGCAACGCCATGCCCCATATGCTGGAGGCTGGCATTTCCTCCACCCGTCGGATCGCCGCGGCCTGGGGCCTGTTGGCGGATACCGAAAGCCATGCCGCACCGCGCCGCATGGAAAGCCCGCCATTGCGTGCCGTCGCCCCGAAAGCGCCCACGCGACCCATCCATGATGATCCGACGCCAGCGTCGTTGCCGAAGACCCGCGTCCAGAAAGTCATCGAGGACGCACTTCGCAGCGCAGGCTTGATGCGCTGA
- a CDS encoding FdhF/YdeP family oxidoreductase, which yields MTKQRSDKPDVTPFKGPAGGWGSVRSLAEILPREKVGPETLRELARQNKPHGFACVSCGWPKPANHHPAEFCEEGAKATAWELTSLRTTPEFFQQYSLSELRGWRDYDLEQHGRLTHPMRYDATTDKYVAVSWAEAFVDIGATLRPLDPTSVVFYASGRASLETSYMYGLMARLYGSQNLPDSSNMCHESTSVGLKSAIGVPVGTTRLQDFEQCDAIFFFGQNVGSNAPRMLHDLRAARKRGVEIVTFNPLRERGLERFTDPQDPIEMVTLKETGISTQYHQVKAGGDIAAMMGIAKYLVEWDDAAKVAGSTAVLDHDFIDQHTHGVDDFLSAVRQADWLAIEEESGLSRADLEAAAQVYARSKAVLAIYGMGLTQHVEGVENVRMVMNLLLLRGNIGKPGAGPTPVRGHSNVQGQRTVGITEKPELAPLDRLAEQYGFAPPREMGLDTVGSCRGVIDGSVKAFLSLGGNFLRAVPETAAMEEAWPRLELSVQIATKLNRNHLIPARKTYLLPCLGRIERDMQASGPQAVSVEDSSSCIHGSVGKATPASPHLLSEPAIVAGIAQALLPPNPLVDWSGWVDDYSLVRDAIEATYPEIFKDFNARLFTPGGFWKGNKAAERVWMTPSGKAEFLAPTGLCATGFEAADGRFRLMTLRSNDQFNTTIYGYYDRFRGVDGTRDVLFMHADDIAAHGLAQGQIVALESDAGDGVLRRRDGLIVTPYDIPRGCMGAYYPECNMLISLEHHAAESHVPAAKSVPVRLALH from the coding sequence ATGACCAAGCAACGATCGGATAAGCCGGATGTCACCCCCTTCAAAGGCCCGGCGGGCGGTTGGGGGTCGGTCCGGTCGCTGGCCGAAATCCTGCCGCGCGAAAAAGTGGGTCCGGAAACGCTGCGCGAACTGGCGCGACAGAATAAGCCGCATGGGTTCGCCTGCGTCAGTTGCGGATGGCCCAAACCGGCCAATCACCATCCTGCGGAATTCTGCGAGGAAGGTGCGAAGGCGACCGCCTGGGAATTGACGTCGCTGCGCACGACGCCTGAGTTCTTCCAGCAGTATAGTCTGAGCGAATTGCGGGGTTGGCGCGACTATGATCTGGAGCAGCATGGGCGGTTGACCCATCCGATGCGCTATGATGCCACCACCGACAAATATGTCGCCGTGTCCTGGGCCGAGGCCTTTGTCGATATCGGCGCGACGCTGAGGCCGCTCGATCCCACATCCGTGGTCTTCTACGCGTCGGGACGGGCAAGCCTGGAAACCAGTTATATGTACGGTTTGATGGCGCGGCTTTATGGCAGCCAGAATCTGCCCGACAGTTCGAATATGTGCCATGAATCGACATCGGTCGGATTGAAGTCGGCGATCGGGGTGCCCGTCGGTACGACCCGGCTCCAGGATTTCGAGCAGTGCGACGCGATTTTCTTCTTCGGGCAGAATGTCGGGTCGAACGCACCGCGCATGCTGCATGACCTGCGCGCCGCGCGGAAGCGTGGCGTGGAAATCGTGACCTTCAATCCGTTGCGGGAGCGCGGGCTGGAACGCTTCACCGACCCGCAAGACCCGATCGAGATGGTGACGCTGAAAGAGACGGGCATATCGACCCAATATCATCAGGTGAAGGCGGGCGGCGACATTGCCGCGATGATGGGCATCGCCAAATATCTGGTGGAATGGGACGATGCGGCAAAGGTCGCTGGCAGCACCGCTGTTCTGGATCATGACTTCATCGATCAGCATACCCATGGCGTCGACGATTTCCTGAGCGCGGTCCGGCAGGCGGACTGGCTGGCGATCGAGGAGGAAAGCGGCCTGTCGCGCGCCGACCTGGAGGCGGCAGCGCAGGTCTACGCCCGGTCGAAGGCGGTGCTGGCGATTTACGGCATGGGGCTGACGCAACATGTGGAGGGCGTCGAAAATGTCCGCATGGTAATGAATCTGCTGCTGCTGCGCGGGAATATCGGCAAGCCCGGCGCCGGGCCGACGCCGGTTCGCGGCCACAGCAATGTCCAGGGCCAGAGGACGGTCGGCATCACCGAAAAGCCTGAACTGGCGCCGCTAGACAGGCTGGCGGAACAATATGGCTTCGCGCCCCCCCGCGAGATGGGGCTGGACACCGTCGGCAGTTGTCGCGGTGTGATCGACGGATCGGTCAAGGCGTTCCTGTCGCTGGGCGGCAACTTCCTGCGCGCCGTGCCCGAGACGGCCGCGATGGAGGAAGCCTGGCCCCGGCTGGAATTGTCGGTGCAGATCGCGACCAAGCTCAACCGCAATCACCTGATCCCGGCGCGCAAGACCTATTTGCTGCCGTGCCTGGGCCGGATCGAGCGCGACATGCAGGCAAGCGGCCCGCAGGCGGTGTCGGTCGAGGATTCGAGCAGTTGCATCCATGGATCGGTCGGCAAGGCGACGCCCGCCAGTCCGCATCTCCTGTCCGAACCGGCGATCGTGGCGGGTATCGCGCAGGCGCTGCTGCCCCCCAATCCTCTGGTCGACTGGAGCGGCTGGGTCGACGATTATAGTCTGGTGCGCGATGCGATCGAGGCGACCTATCCCGAGATATTCAAGGATTTCAATGCGCGCCTGTTCACCCCCGGCGGATTTTGGAAAGGGAACAAGGCGGCCGAGCGCGTGTGGATGACGCCGAGCGGCAAGGCGGAGTTTCTGGCCCCGACCGGGCTATGCGCCACGGGTTTCGAGGCGGCCGATGGACGCTTCCGGCTAATGACGCTGCGGTCGAACGACCAGTTCAATACGACCATCTATGGCTATTATGACCGGTTTCGCGGTGTGGATGGCACACGCGACGTCCTGTTCATGCACGCCGACGACATAGCGGCGCATGGCCTGGCCCAGGGTCAGATCGTCGCACTGGAAAGCGATGCCGGCGATGGCGTGCTGCGCCGACGCGACGGGTTGATCGTGACGCCCTATGATATTCCGCGCGGGTGCATGGGGGCCTATTATCCCGAGTGCAATATGCTGATCTCGCTGGAACATCATGCCGCAGAGAGCCATGTTCCGGCGGCGAAATCGGTGCCGGTGCGGCTGGCGCTGCACTGA
- a CDS encoding sensor domain-containing phosphodiesterase, which produces MIAKGEGIHDTADRLCREAEAIVPNMACSILTVDRAGRLHTLAAPSLPDSYSSVLEGVAIGPTAGSCGTAAYLHESVTVEDIASDPLWDDYRHLILPLGYRACWSTPIIDGGGTILGTFAFYYRQCRGPSAAERDLVDACIHLCVIALERHDRVLERERMAHADGLTGLANRACFNAALDALDCTQAGAWALLAIDLDNLKVVNDTFGHHAGDILLRTVASRLADAAAPDRAFRLGGDEFAVIVHAPSNLYDMEGYANAILERLIPPVECAGHTLYPRATMGGAILSPTDHLPDNVRQNADYALYHAKETGRGGFVRYWPGLGTSITQRLSAIQAVGAALKDGRIDAYYQPVLRLDTGEIVGVEALCRMTTTEGRVCSAAEFYEATTDATIARILTDTMLAKVARDVRDWLAMGMAFQHVGLNVSSADFYRPVPLHEHLSAGFAKEGVPLHHLIVEVTEGVYLDDRDNSIGQQIEAMRHHGLKVALDDFGTGFASLTHLLTVPVDIIKIDKSFVARLVRGGASAAIIEGLSLIANKLGMRLLAEGIEQEAQARQLCDFGCIIGQGFLYSPAVHRAEMTDLLLHYAQGTGRSLRAAAHRSSSSPAMALRGRAG; this is translated from the coding sequence ATGATCGCGAAGGGAGAAGGGATTCACGACACGGCCGATCGGCTGTGTCGTGAAGCGGAAGCGATCGTGCCCAACATGGCCTGTTCGATCCTGACGGTGGATCGCGCCGGTCGCCTGCATACCCTGGCCGCCCCGTCTCTGCCCGACAGCTATTCTTCGGTACTGGAGGGGGTGGCGATCGGGCCGACTGCCGGTTCCTGTGGAACCGCTGCCTATCTGCACGAATCCGTGACCGTGGAAGATATAGCGAGCGATCCGCTCTGGGACGATTACCGCCACCTCATCCTGCCGCTTGGTTATCGGGCCTGCTGGTCGACCCCGATCATCGACGGGGGCGGCACCATATTGGGCACGTTCGCCTTTTATTATCGCCAGTGCCGCGGACCGTCGGCGGCGGAACGGGATCTGGTGGACGCCTGCATCCATCTGTGCGTGATCGCCCTCGAACGCCATGACCGGGTGCTGGAACGTGAACGGATGGCGCATGCCGACGGCTTGACGGGCCTGGCCAACCGGGCTTGCTTCAATGCCGCGCTCGACGCGCTCGACTGCACCCAGGCCGGGGCCTGGGCCTTGCTCGCCATCGATCTCGACAATCTGAAGGTCGTGAACGACACATTCGGCCATCATGCCGGCGATATCTTGCTCAGGACGGTGGCGTCCCGGCTCGCCGATGCGGCGGCGCCCGATCGCGCCTTCCGCCTGGGCGGCGACGAATTTGCCGTCATCGTCCACGCCCCGTCCAATCTCTACGATATGGAGGGGTATGCCAACGCCATATTGGAACGGCTGATCCCACCGGTCGAATGCGCCGGACATACGCTTTATCCCCGCGCGACCATGGGCGGCGCGATCCTGTCGCCGACAGACCACCTGCCCGACAATGTCCGTCAAAATGCCGACTACGCACTCTATCATGCCAAGGAAACCGGGCGCGGCGGCTTCGTGCGCTACTGGCCGGGTCTGGGCACGTCGATCACCCAGCGCCTTTCGGCGATCCAGGCCGTGGGCGCCGCGCTCAAGGACGGGCGCATCGATGCCTATTATCAACCGGTGCTGCGGCTCGACACCGGCGAAATCGTCGGCGTGGAAGCGCTGTGCCGGATGACCACGACCGAAGGCCGCGTCTGTTCTGCGGCCGAATTTTACGAAGCGACCACGGATGCGACGATTGCACGCATCCTGACCGATACGATGCTGGCGAAGGTCGCGCGCGACGTGCGCGACTGGCTCGCCATGGGCATGGCGTTCCAGCATGTCGGCCTGAACGTCTCTTCGGCCGACTTCTATCGCCCCGTCCCGCTGCACGAGCATCTAAGCGCCGGTTTCGCCAAGGAGGGCGTGCCGCTGCACCATCTGATCGTCGAAGTGACGGAGGGCGTCTATCTGGACGATCGCGACAACAGCATCGGACAACAGATCGAAGCGATGCGCCATCATGGGTTGAAGGTCGCGCTCGATGATTTCGGCACCGGCTTCGCGTCCCTCACCCATTTACTCACGGTCCCGGTGGACATCATCAAGATCGACAAATCCTTCGTCGCGCGGCTGGTACGCGGCGGCGCCAGCGCGGCGATCATAGAAGGCCTGTCGCTCATCGCGAACAAACTCGGCATGCGGCTGCTGGCCGAAGGGATCGAACAGGAAGCGCAGGCCCGCCAATTATGTGATTTCGGGTGCATCATTGGCCAGGGCTTTCTCTATTCCCCTGCCGTTCACCGTGCCGAAATGACCGATTTGCTTTTGCATTATGCGCAAGGGACAGGCCGATCGCTGCGCGCTGCGGCGCATCGATCCTCATCTTCACCCGCCATGGCGTTGCGTGGCCGCGCGGGTTAG